From one Plectropomus leopardus isolate mb chromosome 8, YSFRI_Pleo_2.0, whole genome shotgun sequence genomic stretch:
- the LOC121946457 gene encoding uncharacterized protein LOC121946457, whose amino-acid sequence MDESEETNPNPTYQNLLLLGAIAAASAFVVTILIVLVCVGCQRKSKSKHPPAGEKGTSVNMQGTLRHPKLNSMSKSDTRLHEINRFPCNGNSVSKSRPASMDLLLLHSRRSQTDLRPSHGRQLPQIPTSPQGSGQGGGGETGGDGGGGGGGAGGGGEARDHTYTEVGIRNNPTPTHCLDDGLYESVGVREGDAGPKVPSAPPPTSNNTPATVRAAQSPPAQANGARNGNGNGNGGRGNGRGNGRGNGAINGPMAGRGNGASGVNRSPLSSVNSLAIQDPTAAEYASIRKFRKVDKTNRKENNGADSQSDSQSSVSDSPSTAPPPLHRSQEFPRKALEPFHLHSFPKEAVFMGNGEQYIWKPPEEDDIITLHPPPIRGDSIQGHPSPPTAKEIADTYSIVCKTQKKKPPMENNGSKTLPRSFGGGSRGEAEEFRARRVPRRSPAMSPGGSRRRSNLRHQCHLRAQGPTALPARGLPGGENFYETISDVKTRGQQLQHHHHLHLQ is encoded by the exons AAAAAGCAAGAGCAAGCACCCCCCAGCCGGAGAGAAAGGGACATCTGTAAATATG cagggTACCCTTCGACACCCAAAACTGAACTCCATGAGCAAATCTGACACCAGGCTGCATGAAATCAATCGCTTTCCCTGCAATGGAAACT CTGTTAGCAAGAGCCGTCCAGCCAGTATGGACCTCCTGCTTCTCCACAGCCGGCGCTCCCAGACAGACCTGAGGCCCTCCCATGGGCGCCAGCTTCCCCAGATCCCCACCAGTCCCCAGGGATCAGGccaggggggaggaggggagacaggaggagatgggggaggtggaggaggtggagctggaggaggaggggaggctAGAGACCACACTTACACCGAGGTGGGCATACGGAACAACCCCACTCCCACCCACTGCCTGGATGACGGCTTGTATGAAAGCGTAGGTGTTCGAGAGGGTGACGCAGGCCCCAAAGTACCCTCTGCCCCGCCACCCACATCAAACAACACCCCAGCTACAGTCAGAGCTGCACAGAGCCCCCCAGCTCAGGCCAACGGAGCTCGCAATGGGAACGGAAACGGGAAT GGTGGCAGAGGGAACGGCCGAGGGAACGGCAGAGGGAATGGCGCCATTAACGGGCCGATGGCAGGGAGAGGTAATGGTGCGAGCGGGGTCAACAGGTCCCCTCTGTCTTCTGTAAACTCCCTGGCCATCCAAGATCCAACTGCAGCGGAGTATGCCTCCATACGGAAGTTCAGAAAG GTCGACAAGACAAACAGGAAGGAAAATAACGGGGCCGACAGCCAGTCAGACAGCCAATCGAGTGTGAGTGATTCACCCTCTACAGCTCCTCCTCCGCTCCATCGCAGTCAGGAGTTTCCGCGGAAAGCCCTGGAGCCGTTCCACCTGCACTCCTTCCCAAAG GAGGCGGTGTTCATGGGAAACGGGGAGCAGTACATCTGGAAGCCTCCAGAAgaagatgacatcatcacctTGCATCCACCTCCAATCCGCGGAGACAGCATACAGGGGCATCCGTCTCCCCCAACTGCAAAGGAG ATTGCAGACACCTACTCCATCGTGTGTAAAACCCAAAAGAAGAAACCTCCCATGGAAAACAATGGATCAAAGACCCTCCCACGTTCCTTCGGCGGAGGTTCCCGGGGCGAGGCCGAGGAGTTCAGGGCCAGGCGCGTTCCCAGGAGGAGCCCTGCTATGAGCCC aggaggaagcagaCGCCGCAGCAACCTGCGGCACCAGTGCCACCTCAGGGCTCAGGGACCCACCGCCCTGCCTGCTAGAGGCCTGCCTGGTGGGGAAAACTTCTATGAGACCATCAGCGATGTGAAAACAAGGGGGCAACAGCTCCAGCACCACCACCATCTTCACCTTCAATGA